One segment of Rhodanobacter thiooxydans DNA contains the following:
- a CDS encoding endonuclease domain-containing protein gives MQLKWIRARQLRNKSTDAKRRLWYFLCREQLAGHKFRRQYPLAGYIVDFVCMPARLVIELDGGQHLDALAYDGRRTAMLEREGYRVLRFWNDDVLLRTQDVLAEVFRVLEERSKA, from the coding sequence GTGCAGCTCAAATGGATCCGCGCCCGCCAACTCCGCAACAAAAGCACCGATGCCAAGCGCCGCCTGTGGTACTTCCTGTGCCGTGAGCAACTGGCCGGCCACAAATTCCGCCGGCAGTATCCGCTGGCTGGCTACATCGTGGATTTCGTCTGCATGCCGGCGCGCCTGGTGATCGAACTGGATGGCGGGCAGCATCTTGATGCGTTGGCGTACGACGGGCGGCGCACTGCGATGCTCGAACGCGAAGGCTACCGCGTGCTGCGCTTCTGGAACGACGATGTGCTGCTGCGCACCCAGGATGTACTGGCGGAGGTTTTTCGGGTGCTGGAGGAAAGGTCAAAAGCCTGA
- the mscL gene encoding large-conductance mechanosensitive channel protein MscL, whose amino-acid sequence MSMISEFKAFAMRGNVIDLAVGVVIGGAFGKIVTSLVDQIIMPPIGWLTGGIDFSTMKWVLKPGDDSDPKHKIAEVAIQYGAFINTLIQFLIIAFAIFMVVKAINQLSRKQEAAPAAPPADVALLTEIRDLLKNKP is encoded by the coding sequence ATGAGCATGATCAGCGAGTTCAAGGCCTTTGCCATGCGTGGCAACGTCATCGACCTGGCCGTCGGCGTGGTCATCGGTGGCGCGTTCGGCAAGATCGTCACTTCCTTGGTCGACCAGATCATCATGCCGCCGATCGGCTGGCTCACCGGCGGCATCGACTTCTCCACCATGAAGTGGGTGCTCAAACCCGGCGACGACAGCGACCCGAAGCACAAGATCGCCGAAGTGGCGATCCAGTACGGCGCCTTCATCAACACGCTGATCCAGTTCCTGATCATCGCCTTCGCGATCTTCATGGTGGTCAAGGCGATCAACCAGCTCAGCCGCAAGCAGGAAGCGGCACCCGCCGCGCCGCCGGCCGACGTGGCGTTGCTCACCGAAATCCGCGACCTGCTGAAGAACAAGCCGTAA
- a CDS encoding M20/M25/M40 family metallo-hydrolase yields MRRLPLTLLAAGLLASGIASAATTTIPAAAVKTAEQLRDQALHDDTAYKVTASLTTEVGARLAGSEADRRAVDWAVAKFKELGYDKVYTEPVTYPLWVRRSEHAAIVAPFPQPLTLTALGYSAGTPKGGLSAEVVKFDTLDALKAADPASIKGRIVYVDYRMERAKDGHGYGMGSAVRTMGAVIAAEKGAAAYLLRSAGTDAHERAPHTGVTGFRDPAKAIPAAALANPDADQLTRVLAYGKPVTLKLDLDCGITGEYTGANVIGEITGRKYPKQVVAIGGHLDSWDLGTGAIDDGAGVAIAMAAGKLIRDLPQRPDRTIRVIAFANEEMGLWGGRAYADKHGAEVAKFQLGTESDFGAGPIWRMSASVKPAARDAIGQIAKVLEPVGVAYDATRPGGGGSDLSQMHAKGMAALSLTQDGTKYFDWHHTPNDTLDKIDPKELAQNVAVYAAFSYMAAQASGDFGSAPGAFAKDGAGE; encoded by the coding sequence ATGCGCCGTCTTCCCCTCACCCTGCTCGCCGCCGGCCTGCTGGCCAGCGGCATCGCCAGCGCCGCCACCACCACGATTCCCGCCGCGGCCGTAAAGACGGCCGAACAGCTGCGCGACCAGGCGCTGCACGACGACACCGCGTACAAGGTCACCGCCTCGCTGACCACCGAGGTCGGCGCGCGCCTGGCCGGCAGCGAGGCCGATCGGCGCGCGGTCGACTGGGCCGTGGCCAAGTTCAAGGAGCTCGGCTACGACAAGGTCTACACCGAGCCGGTGACCTATCCGCTGTGGGTGCGCCGCAGCGAGCACGCCGCGATCGTGGCGCCGTTCCCGCAGCCGCTGACGCTGACCGCGCTGGGTTATTCGGCCGGCACGCCGAAGGGCGGGCTGAGCGCTGAGGTGGTGAAGTTCGACACGCTGGATGCGCTGAAGGCAGCCGACCCCGCCAGCATCAAGGGGCGGATCGTCTACGTCGACTACCGCATGGAGCGCGCGAAGGACGGCCACGGCTACGGCATGGGTTCGGCCGTGCGCACGATGGGCGCGGTGATCGCCGCGGAAAAGGGCGCCGCCGCCTACCTGCTGCGCTCGGCCGGCACTGACGCGCACGAGCGCGCGCCGCACACCGGCGTCACCGGCTTCCGCGACCCGGCCAAGGCGATCCCCGCCGCCGCGTTGGCCAACCCCGACGCCGACCAGCTCACCCGCGTGCTCGCCTACGGCAAGCCGGTCACGCTGAAGCTCGACCTCGACTGCGGCATCACCGGCGAGTACACCGGTGCCAACGTGATCGGCGAGATCACCGGCCGCAAGTATCCGAAGCAAGTGGTCGCCATCGGCGGCCACCTCGACTCGTGGGACCTGGGCACCGGCGCGATCGACGACGGCGCCGGCGTGGCCATCGCGATGGCCGCCGGCAAGCTGATCCGCGACCTGCCGCAGCGGCCGGACCGCACGATCCGGGTGATCGCCTTCGCCAACGAGGAGATGGGCCTGTGGGGCGGCCGCGCCTACGCCGACAAGCACGGCGCCGAGGTGGCGAAGTTCCAGCTCGGCACCGAGTCCGACTTCGGCGCCGGCCCGATCTGGCGCATGAGCGCCAGCGTGAAGCCCGCGGCGCGCGACGCGATCGGCCAGATCGCCAAGGTGCTGGAGCCGGTCGGCGTGGCCTACGACGCCACGCGCCCCGGCGGCGGCGGTTCGGACCTGTCGCAGATGCACGCCAAGGGCATGGCCGCGCTGTCGCTGACCCAGGACGGCACGAAGTACTTCGACTGGCACCACACCCCGAACGACACGCTGGACAAGATCGACCCGAAGGAACTGGCGCAGAACGTGGCGGTGTACGCAGCGTTCTCCTACATGGCCGCCCAGGCCAGCGGCGACTTCGGCTCCGCACCTGGTGCGTTCGCGAAGGACGGCGCCGGCGAGTAA
- a CDS encoding fumarylacetoacetate hydrolase family protein has protein sequence MNYAIATPAIPSLPIIGSDQRFPIRRVFCIGRNYAEHAREMGATVDRAAPMFFCKPADAVVADGADVPYPQATADLHHEVEMVVALGAGGRDLTPDAAAALVWGYAVGLDLTRRDLQAQAKAKGHPWDVAKGFDHSAPVSALRRAGEVAVDGQTALRLSVNGELRQQSTLGEMVHDVPHILAALSTLFELKAGDLVFTGTPAGVAALQRGDRFHAELVGVAELDGHII, from the coding sequence ATGAACTACGCCATCGCCACGCCAGCCATCCCCAGTCTGCCGATCATCGGTTCCGACCAGCGCTTCCCGATCCGCCGGGTGTTCTGCATCGGCCGCAACTACGCCGAGCACGCGCGCGAGATGGGCGCCACAGTGGACCGGGCCGCGCCGATGTTCTTCTGCAAGCCGGCCGACGCGGTGGTCGCCGATGGCGCCGACGTGCCCTATCCGCAGGCCACCGCCGACCTGCACCACGAGGTGGAGATGGTGGTGGCGCTGGGCGCCGGCGGCCGCGACCTCACCCCGGATGCAGCCGCCGCCCTGGTCTGGGGTTATGCCGTGGGGCTGGACCTGACCCGTCGCGACCTGCAGGCGCAGGCCAAGGCGAAGGGCCACCCATGGGATGTGGCCAAGGGCTTCGACCACTCCGCCCCGGTTTCCGCGCTGCGCCGGGCGGGTGAGGTGGCAGTGGACGGACAAACCGCGCTGCGGCTCAGCGTGAACGGCGAACTGCGCCAGCAGAGCACGCTGGGCGAGATGGTGCACGATGTGCCGCACATCCTGGCCGCGCTGTCCACGCTGTTCGAGCTGAAAGCCGGCGACCTGGTCTTCACCGGCACCCCGGCCGGCGTGGCCGCGCTGCAGCGTGGCGACCGTTTCCACGCCGAGCTGGTGGGCGTGGCGGAGCTGGACGGACACATCATCTGA
- the trmB gene encoding tRNA (guanosine(46)-N7)-methyltransferase TrmB: protein MPTTDPTIPEHLRRIRSFVLREGRMTPAQQRAFDTLWSRYGIDYQGAPHDFAANFGRAAPLVLEIGFGNGEALAWASEHDLARDFLGVEVHGPGVGRLMNALAARDARNVRLYKHDAVEVLQHEIAPGTLTEARIWFPDPWHKKRHNKRRLIQPEFVALLASRMAPNGLLHLATDWQAYAEHMLEVMEAAPAWRNATGPGEYAEKPAWRIETHFERRGLKLGHGVWDLLYRKA from the coding sequence ATGCCCACGACCGACCCCACCATCCCCGAACACCTGCGCCGCATCCGCAGCTTCGTGCTGCGCGAAGGGCGCATGACACCGGCGCAGCAGCGTGCCTTCGACACGCTGTGGTCGCGCTACGGCATCGACTACCAGGGAGCCCCGCACGACTTCGCTGCGAACTTCGGTCGCGCGGCGCCGCTGGTGCTGGAGATCGGCTTCGGCAACGGCGAGGCACTGGCCTGGGCCAGCGAGCACGACCTGGCGCGCGACTTCCTCGGCGTCGAAGTGCACGGCCCCGGCGTGGGCCGGCTGATGAACGCGCTGGCCGCGCGCGATGCACGCAACGTGCGGCTGTACAAGCACGATGCGGTGGAAGTGCTGCAACACGAGATCGCCCCGGGCACGCTGACCGAAGCGCGCATCTGGTTCCCCGACCCGTGGCACAAGAAGCGCCACAACAAGCGCCGCCTGATCCAGCCCGAGTTCGTCGCCCTGCTCGCCTCGCGCATGGCTCCAAACGGCCTGCTGCACCTGGCCACCGACTGGCAGGCCTATGCCGAGCACATGCTGGAGGTGATGGAAGCGGCACCTGCATGGCGCAACGCCACCGGCCCTGGCGAATACGCCGAGAAGCCCGCATGGCGCATTGAGACGCACTTCGAAAGGCGCGGGTTGAAGCTGGGGCATGGGGTTTGGGATCTGCTTTACCGAAAAGCTTGA
- a CDS encoding Rieske (2Fe-2S) protein has protein sequence MDTFTPVESLDRQTLCRLDDIPDGGATAVDARLPEGEESLILLRQGMQVRGYLNVCPHAGRRLDYAPGKFLLKNDTLTCCVHGAAFNRADGLCIGGPCRGEHLRAVAVQVEAGEVRLAQDGT, from the coding sequence ATGGATACATTTACCCCTGTCGAATCGCTGGACCGGCAGACGCTGTGCCGGCTGGACGACATCCCCGATGGCGGAGCCACCGCGGTCGATGCTCGCCTGCCCGAGGGTGAGGAAAGCCTGATCCTGCTGCGCCAGGGCATGCAGGTGCGTGGCTACCTCAACGTCTGCCCGCATGCCGGCCGCCGCCTCGACTACGCCCCCGGCAAGTTCCTGCTGAAGAATGACACCCTGACCTGCTGCGTGCATGGCGCCGCCTTCAACCGGGCCGACGGCCTGTGCATCGGCGGCCCTTGCCGCGGCGAACACCTGCGCGCGGTGGCGGTACAGGTCGAAGCGGGCGAGGTGAGGCTGGCGCAGGACGGCACCTGA
- a CDS encoding SLC13 family permease, which yields MILVLGLVGFTMLMLVLEWIRADMVALLVVVVIGLTGLIPSDRVFNGFAGNAVIAIIAIMIMGEGLDRAGVLNLTANFVMRMARGVESRLGVVINLVASLFSAVIPSQALAALMIPVSSRLAARTGVPLSRLLLPMAFCILTATNTTLIANSPLIVLNDLIASANVNLPPGAHTIPKFGLFSVTPVGLTLALLGVGYFYFFGRKLLPGHEDERLKVTPGRTESYFAETYGIVGETAELTVTAESPLVGMSIGEVEQLHEAPLILAIKSGNDARMAPPADHVIWVGSVLGVLGPREQLNQFANNQLCRLSTRMRQLGELFNPTRAGISEVVIPPVSRFIRHTVGELRLRKRFGISVLAVNRGDQVFRDDVRSVSLRAGDTVVLHSNWRDLSLAAEDRDLVVVTDIPKEQQRPGKIWQAVGFFVLAKCLALFTNLDLSVAMMTGAIGMLLSGVLNMDEAYKAINWKTIFVTACLIPLGWSMDATGTAAWIAQVVLDHLGSASPWLLQLCLAVLTLLFSQVMSNVGATVMMVPIAISVAVATGGNPSAYALIVAVSSSNTFLLSSGHPALMMVTGPGGYKGKDFLRVGAPLTLLVLVATLIAINLLFR from the coding sequence ATGATCCTGGTGCTCGGGCTGGTGGGCTTCACCATGCTGATGCTGGTGCTGGAGTGGATCCGCGCCGACATGGTGGCGTTGCTGGTAGTGGTGGTGATCGGGTTGACCGGGCTGATTCCGTCCGATCGCGTGTTCAACGGTTTCGCCGGCAACGCGGTGATCGCGATCATCGCGATCATGATCATGGGCGAGGGGCTGGACCGCGCCGGCGTGCTCAACCTCACCGCGAACTTCGTGATGCGCATGGCGCGCGGCGTGGAATCGCGCCTGGGCGTGGTGATCAACCTGGTCGCCAGCCTGTTCAGCGCGGTGATCCCCAGCCAGGCGCTGGCCGCGCTGATGATCCCGGTGTCGAGCCGGCTGGCGGCACGCACCGGCGTGCCGCTGTCGCGGCTGCTGCTGCCGATGGCGTTCTGCATCCTCACCGCCACCAACACCACGCTGATCGCGAACTCGCCGCTGATCGTGCTGAACGACCTGATCGCCAGCGCCAACGTGAACCTGCCGCCGGGCGCGCACACCATCCCGAAGTTCGGCCTGTTCAGCGTCACCCCGGTCGGCCTGACCCTGGCGCTGCTGGGCGTGGGCTATTTCTACTTCTTCGGCCGCAAGCTGCTGCCCGGGCACGAGGACGAGCGGCTGAAGGTGACGCCCGGGCGCACCGAGAGCTACTTCGCCGAGACCTACGGCATCGTCGGCGAGACCGCCGAGCTCACCGTCACCGCGGAAAGCCCGCTGGTCGGCATGAGCATCGGCGAGGTCGAACAGTTGCACGAGGCGCCGCTGATCCTGGCGATCAAGAGCGGCAACGACGCGCGCATGGCGCCGCCGGCCGACCATGTGATCTGGGTCGGCTCGGTGCTCGGCGTGCTCGGCCCGCGCGAGCAGCTGAACCAGTTCGCCAACAACCAGCTGTGCCGGCTGTCCACCCGCATGCGCCAGCTCGGCGAGCTGTTCAACCCTACCCGCGCCGGCATCTCCGAGGTGGTAATTCCACCGGTGTCGCGCTTCATCCGGCACACCGTGGGCGAGCTGCGCCTGCGCAAGCGCTTCGGCATCTCGGTGCTGGCGGTGAACCGTGGTGACCAGGTGTTCCGCGACGACGTGCGCTCGGTCAGCCTGCGCGCCGGTGACACCGTGGTGTTGCACAGCAACTGGCGCGACCTGTCGCTGGCCGCGGAAGACCGCGACCTGGTCGTCGTCACCGACATTCCGAAGGAGCAGCAGCGGCCGGGCAAGATCTGGCAGGCGGTGGGCTTCTTCGTGCTGGCGAAGTGCCTGGCGCTGTTCACCAACCTCGACCTGTCGGTGGCGATGATGACCGGCGCAATCGGCATGCTGCTGTCCGGCGTGCTGAACATGGACGAGGCGTACAAGGCGATCAACTGGAAAACGATCTTCGTGACGGCGTGCCTGATCCCGCTGGGCTGGTCGATGGACGCCACCGGCACCGCCGCGTGGATCGCCCAGGTGGTGCTGGATCACCTGGGGAGCGCGTCGCCGTGGCTGCTGCAGCTGTGCCTGGCCGTGCTCACGTTGCTGTTCTCGCAGGTGATGTCCAACGTCGGCGCCACCGTGATGATGGTGCCGATCGCAATCAGCGTGGCGGTGGCCACCGGCGGCAACCCGTCGGCGTACGCGCTGATCGTGGCGGTGTCCTCCTCCAACACCTTCCTGCTCAGCTCCGGCCACCCCGCGCTGATGATGGTCACCGGCCCCGGCGGCTACAAGGGCAAGGATTTCCTGCGTGTGGGCGCGCCGCTGACCCTGCTGGTGCTCGTCGCCACCTTGATCGCGATCAACCTGCTGTTCCGCTGA
- a CDS encoding short-chain fatty acid transporter has protein sequence MARAALRSAAWAERWFPDAWVFAALGVVVVALAAFSFGATPTATVAAFGDGFWSLIPFTMQMAFVVIGGYVLATAPVVARFIDVLARAPRTGRGAIVYIALVSMLASLLSWGFSLVFGGLLVRALARRGDLRMDYRAAGAAAYLGLGAIWAMGLSSSAAQLQANPASMPPGLLAITGVLPFSQTIFLWQSIMLTGVLIVVSLLICWYTAPSDANARTSKDFDVGETSTPALPPRTRPGEWLEYSPLLSMAIGLLGLGWLGHEFASKPAVTAIANLNTYNFLFLTLGILLHWRPRSFLDAVGRAVPSTSGVLIQFPLYGGIAALLTHVPGADGATLAHRLSNLFVHVAGTESFPAVMGAYSAILGFFVPSGGGKWLVEAPYVMQAANDLHVHLGWAVQVYNAAEALPNLINPFWMLPLLGVLGLKARDVVGYTFMQLVVHVPLVLGMLWLLGMTLTYVPPVMP, from the coding sequence ATGGCGCGTGCGGCGTTGCGCAGCGCGGCGTGGGCGGAGCGCTGGTTTCCGGATGCGTGGGTGTTTGCTGCGCTGGGCGTGGTGGTGGTCGCTTTGGCCGCTTTCAGTTTCGGCGCCACGCCGACGGCGACGGTCGCCGCGTTCGGCGACGGCTTCTGGAGCCTGATCCCGTTCACCATGCAGATGGCCTTCGTGGTGATCGGCGGCTACGTGCTGGCCACCGCACCGGTGGTGGCGCGCTTCATCGACGTGCTGGCGCGCGCGCCGCGCACCGGCCGCGGCGCGATCGTCTACATCGCGCTGGTCAGCATGCTGGCCTCGCTGCTCAGCTGGGGCTTCTCGCTGGTGTTTGGCGGGCTGCTGGTGCGTGCGCTGGCGCGGCGCGGGGACCTGCGCATGGATTACCGCGCGGCCGGCGCGGCGGCGTATCTCGGCCTGGGCGCGATCTGGGCGATGGGCCTGTCCTCGTCGGCGGCGCAGTTGCAGGCAAACCCGGCCAGCATGCCGCCGGGGCTGCTGGCGATCACCGGCGTGCTGCCTTTCAGCCAGACCATCTTCCTGTGGCAGTCGATCATGCTGACCGGCGTGCTGATTGTGGTGTCGCTGCTGATCTGCTGGTACACCGCGCCGTCGGACGCGAACGCGCGTACTTCAAAGGATTTCGACGTGGGCGAAACCTCGACCCCGGCGCTGCCGCCGCGCACGCGCCCGGGCGAATGGCTGGAATACAGCCCGCTGCTGTCGATGGCGATCGGCCTGCTGGGTCTGGGCTGGCTCGGTCACGAGTTCGCCAGCAAACCGGCGGTCACCGCGATCGCCAACCTCAACACCTACAACTTCCTGTTCCTCACCCTGGGCATCCTGCTGCACTGGCGCCCGCGCAGCTTCCTCGACGCAGTGGGCCGCGCGGTGCCGAGCACGTCCGGCGTGCTGATCCAGTTTCCGCTGTACGGCGGCATCGCCGCGCTGCTCACCCACGTGCCCGGCGCTGACGGCGCCACGCTGGCCCACCGTTTGTCGAACCTGTTCGTGCACGTCGCCGGCACCGAGAGCTTCCCCGCGGTGATGGGCGCGTACTCGGCGATCCTCGGCTTCTTCGTGCCCTCCGGCGGCGGCAAGTGGCTGGTCGAGGCGCCGTACGTGATGCAGGCGGCGAACGACCTGCACGTGCACCTGGGCTGGGCGGTGCAGGTGTACAACGCGGCCGAGGCGCTGCCGAACCTGATCAACCCGTTCTGGATGCTGCCGCTGCTCGGCGTGCTCGGGCTGAAGGCGCGCGACGTGGTGGGTTACACCTTCATGCAGCTGGTGGTGCACGTGCCGCTGGTGCTGGGCATGTTGTGGCTGTTGGGCATGACGCTGACTTACGTGCCGCCGGTGATGCCGTGA
- a CDS encoding nucleotide sugar dehydrogenase, with translation MNEPRIAIVGLGYVGLPLAVEFGRQLDTIGFDTSASRVDELRQGRDHTLETSAEELAAASRLRFTTDAADLAGCNVFIVTVPTPVDEANRPDMRPLESASASIGSVLKRGDVVIYESTVYPGTTEEICVPVLERVSGLRFNHDFTCGYSPERINPGDKLHRLPTITKITSGSTPETADFVDALYRRIITAGTHKASSIKVAEAAKVIENTQRDVNIALVNELAMIFNTMGVDTQDVLDAAGTKWNFLPFRPGLVGGHCIGVDPYYLTHKATILGYNAELILTARRINSRMGLHVAHRVMRLMANKRIHVVDSRILVLGLTFKENCPDLRNTRVVEIVRELETAHARVDVYDPWAAPDEAEEKLGIRPIDAPAAGSYDAIVLAVAHQAFLDLGSEGIRRFGREHCAVFDIKSLLPVAMVDGRL, from the coding sequence TTGAACGAACCCAGGATTGCCATCGTCGGACTTGGCTACGTCGGGCTGCCGCTTGCGGTGGAGTTCGGCCGGCAGCTGGACACCATCGGCTTCGACACCAGCGCCAGCCGCGTCGACGAACTTCGCCAGGGCCGCGACCACACGCTGGAGACTTCCGCCGAAGAACTCGCCGCCGCAAGCCGGCTGCGCTTCACCACCGACGCTGCCGACCTCGCCGGCTGCAACGTGTTCATCGTCACCGTGCCCACTCCGGTGGACGAGGCGAACCGGCCGGACATGCGGCCGCTGGAAAGCGCCAGCGCCAGCATTGGCAGCGTGCTCAAGCGCGGCGACGTGGTGATCTACGAATCCACCGTCTACCCCGGCACCACCGAGGAAATCTGCGTGCCGGTGCTGGAGCGGGTTTCCGGGTTGCGCTTCAACCACGACTTCACCTGCGGCTACAGCCCGGAGCGGATCAACCCCGGCGACAAACTGCACCGGCTGCCCACGATCACCAAGATCACTTCCGGCTCCACCCCGGAGACGGCTGATTTCGTCGATGCGCTGTACCGTCGCATCATCACCGCCGGCACGCACAAGGCGTCCAGCATCAAGGTGGCCGAAGCGGCCAAGGTGATCGAGAACACCCAGCGCGACGTCAACATCGCGCTGGTCAACGAACTGGCGATGATCTTCAACACCATGGGCGTCGACACCCAGGACGTACTGGACGCCGCCGGCACCAAGTGGAATTTCCTGCCGTTCAGGCCCGGCCTGGTCGGCGGCCACTGCATCGGGGTGGACCCGTACTACCTCACGCACAAGGCCACCATCCTCGGCTACAACGCCGAGCTGATCCTCACCGCGCGCCGCATCAACAGCCGCATGGGCCTGCACGTGGCACATCGGGTGATGCGCCTGATGGCGAACAAGCGCATCCACGTGGTCGATTCGCGCATCCTGGTCCTGGGGTTGACCTTCAAGGAGAACTGCCCTGACCTGCGCAACACGCGCGTGGTGGAAATCGTGCGTGAACTCGAAACCGCACATGCCCGGGTGGACGTGTACGACCCTTGGGCCGCCCCCGACGAGGCCGAGGAAAAACTCGGCATCCGCCCGATCGATGCCCCGGCTGCCGGCAGTTACGACGCCATCGTGCTGGCCGTGGCGCACCAGGCCTTTCTCGACCTGGGTAGCGAGGGCATCCGCCGCTTCGGTCGCGAGCACTGCGCGGTGTTCGACATCAAGAGCCTGCTTCCGGTCGCCATGGTCGACGGCCGGCTGTAG
- the yedA gene encoding drug/metabolite exporter YedA — protein MSDTPATLAAEAPRSLTDPRFLIPLALLALYVIWGSTYLGIRFALESWPPFLLAGVRFLGAGMALYGFLRWRGMAPPTPLQWRNAAITGLLLLGMGNGLVCFAEERVNSGIAAVAVASMPLFAALFSGMYGEWPHRRESIGLAIGFAGVIVLNLGSSLAGSSIGAAALLVAAAAWAFGSVWSRRQAMPPGPMNTAAQMICGSIALLGFALLSGERLPMHPSLRSSLAIVYLAVFGSIIAFSAYLYVLKHARPALATSYAYVNPPVAVLFGVLLAGEHVGPFDLAGMAIILAGVAVITLAKQRR, from the coding sequence ATGTCCGACACCCCTGCCACCCTCGCGGCCGAAGCGCCGCGCAGCCTGACTGATCCCCGCTTCCTGATACCGCTGGCGCTGCTCGCGCTGTACGTGATCTGGGGTTCGACCTACCTGGGCATTCGTTTCGCGCTGGAAAGCTGGCCACCGTTCCTGCTTGCCGGCGTGCGTTTCCTCGGCGCCGGCATGGCGCTGTACGGCTTCCTGCGCTGGCGCGGGATGGCGCCGCCGACACCGCTGCAATGGCGCAACGCGGCGATCACCGGCCTGCTGCTGCTCGGCATGGGCAACGGCCTGGTGTGCTTTGCGGAAGAACGGGTGAATTCGGGCATCGCCGCGGTGGCGGTGGCCAGCATGCCGCTGTTCGCGGCGCTGTTTTCCGGCATGTATGGCGAGTGGCCACACCGGCGCGAGTCGATCGGCCTGGCCATCGGCTTCGCCGGCGTGATCGTGCTGAACCTGGGCAGCAGCCTGGCCGGCTCGTCGATCGGCGCGGCTGCCCTGCTGGTGGCCGCGGCCGCCTGGGCGTTCGGCTCGGTGTGGAGCCGGCGCCAGGCGATGCCGCCCGGCCCCATGAACACCGCCGCGCAGATGATCTGCGGCAGCATCGCCCTGCTCGGCTTCGCCCTGCTCAGCGGCGAACGGCTGCCGATGCACCCCAGCCTGCGTTCCAGCCTGGCGATCGTCTACCTGGCGGTGTTCGGCTCGATCATCGCGTTCAGCGCGTACCTGTACGTGCTCAAGCACGCGCGCCCGGCGCTGGCCACCAGCTACGCCTATGTGAACCCGCCGGTGGCAGTGCTGTTCGGCGTGCTGCTGGCCGGCGAGCATGTCGGGCCGTTCGACCTCGCCGGCATGGCGATCATCCTGGCCGGCGTGGCGGTGATCACGCTGGCGAAGCAGAGGCGGTAG